A stretch of the Mustela lutreola isolate mMusLut2 chromosome 18, mMusLut2.pri, whole genome shotgun sequence genome encodes the following:
- the DKK4 gene encoding dickkopf-related protein 4, producing the protein MAVVVLLGLSWLCTPLGALVLDFNNIKNSADVHGARKGSQCLSDKDCSSRKFCLKLQDEKPFCATCRGLRRRCHRHAVCCPGTLCVNDVCTTMEDAAPILERQIDAQDDADTKATTEHPIQENKPKRKPNIKKPQGSKGQEGERCLRTFDCGAGLCCARHFWTKICKPVLLEGQVCSRRGQKDTAQAPEIFQRCECGPGLLCRNQVTGNRQHARLRVCQKI; encoded by the exons ATGGCGGTGGTGGTCCTGCTGGGGCTCAGCTGGCTGTGCACCCCCCTGGGAGCTCTGGTTCTGGATTTCAACAACATCAAGAACTCTGCCGATGTGCACGGGGCTCGGAAG GGTTCACAGTGCCTGTCTGACAAGGACTGCAGTTCTAGAAAATTCTGCCTCAAACTGCAAGATGAGAAGCCATTCTGTGCTACTTGTCGTGGGTTACGAAGGAGGTGCCACCGTCACGCTGTGTGCTGCCCTGGGACCCTCTGCGTGAATG ATGTTTGCACGACAATGGAGGATGCCGCTCCAATACTGGAAAGGCAGATCGATGCGCAAGATGATGCGGACACGAAAGCAACGACTGAGCATCCAATTCaggaaaacaaacccaaaagGAAGCCAAATATTAAGAAACCACAAGGCAGTAAGG GACAAGAGGGAGAAAGATGTCTTCGAACTTTTGACTGCGGAGCTGGACTTTGCTGTGCTCGTCATTTCTGGACTAAAATTTGCAAGCCAGTCCTCCTGGAAGGACAGGTGTGCTCTAGGAGAGGGCAGAAAGATACGGCTCAAGCTCCAGAAATCTTCCAGCGCTGCGAGTGTGGCCCTGGACTATTATGTCGAAATCAAGTGACTGGCAACCGACAGCATGCAAGGTTAAGAGTATGccaaaaaatctaa